A region from the Natronomonas salsuginis genome encodes:
- a CDS encoding MarR family transcriptional regulator, producing MSATEFEVDAEPVGWDAVADLPPSAKLVAKVLEYNDRLTQSQLADETMLPPRTVRYALTRLEDVDAVDSRFSFTDARKRVYSLAVE from the coding sequence ATGAGTGCAACCGAATTCGAGGTGGACGCCGAACCGGTCGGCTGGGACGCCGTCGCCGATCTCCCACCGAGTGCGAAACTGGTCGCGAAGGTGCTCGAGTACAACGACCGACTCACACAGAGTCAACTGGCCGACGAGACGATGTTGCCGCCCCGAACGGTTCGGTACGCGCTCACGCGGCTCGAAGACGTCGACGCTGTCGACTCCCGGTTCTCCTTTACCGACGCCCGAAAGCGCGTCTACTCGCTCGCCGTCGAGTGA
- the pan1 gene encoding proteasome-activating nucleotidase Pan1: MTDTVDDADLPYEDGASQQQKVEVLEERLEILEQQNDEMRDKLLDANAENNKYQQKLERLTHENKKLKQSPLFVATVQELTDEGVIIKQHGNNQEALTEVTAEMREELSPDARVAVNNSLSIVKQLDSETDVRARVMQVDQSPDVSYADIGGIDEQMEEVRETVEMPIESPEMFDEVGIDPPSGVLLYGPPGTGKTMLAKAVANQTDATFIKMAGSELVHKFIGEGAKLVRDLFELARQQEPAVVFIDEIDAIAAKRTESKTSGDAEVQRTMMQLLAEMDGFEERGQISIIAATNRFDMLDRAILRPGRFDRLIEVPKPEAEGRGLIFEIHTRGMNIADDVDFEELAELAVGASGADIKAICTEAGMYAIRDDRLEVATEDFEQAWRKIQQTDEDDDEISKTFA; encoded by the coding sequence ATGACCGACACTGTGGACGACGCCGACCTGCCGTACGAGGACGGTGCGTCACAGCAGCAAAAGGTGGAGGTGCTCGAGGAGCGTCTCGAGATTCTCGAACAGCAGAACGACGAGATGCGGGACAAACTCCTCGATGCCAACGCGGAGAACAACAAGTACCAACAGAAGCTCGAACGACTGACTCACGAGAACAAGAAGCTCAAGCAGTCGCCGCTGTTCGTCGCGACAGTCCAAGAGTTGACCGACGAGGGCGTCATCATCAAACAGCACGGGAACAATCAGGAGGCGCTCACCGAGGTCACAGCGGAGATGCGAGAGGAGCTTTCACCCGACGCTCGCGTCGCGGTGAACAACTCACTATCAATCGTCAAGCAGCTCGACAGCGAGACGGACGTTCGCGCGAGAGTGATGCAGGTCGATCAGTCGCCCGACGTTTCCTACGCCGATATCGGCGGCATCGACGAGCAGATGGAGGAGGTCCGCGAGACCGTCGAGATGCCGATCGAGAGCCCGGAGATGTTCGACGAGGTCGGGATCGACCCGCCGTCGGGCGTCCTGCTATACGGCCCGCCGGGGACCGGGAAGACGATGCTCGCGAAGGCCGTCGCCAACCAGACAGACGCGACGTTCATCAAGATGGCCGGCTCCGAGCTCGTCCACAAGTTCATCGGCGAGGGTGCGAAGCTCGTCCGCGATCTCTTCGAGCTCGCCCGCCAGCAGGAGCCGGCCGTCGTGTTCATCGACGAGATCGACGCCATCGCTGCCAAGCGGACCGAATCGAAGACCTCCGGCGACGCCGAGGTCCAGCGGACGATGATGCAGCTGCTCGCCGAGATGGACGGCTTCGAGGAACGCGGCCAGATCTCGATCATCGCGGCGACGAACCGCTTCGACATGCTCGATCGCGCGATCCTCCGGCCCGGCCGCTTCGATCGGCTCATCGAGGTCCCCAAGCCGGAGGCCGAAGGTCGAGGGCTGATCTTCGAGATCCACACCCGCGGCATGAACATCGCCGACGACGTCGACTTCGAGGAACTCGCGGAACTCGCTGTCGGCGCGTCGGGTGCCGACATCAAGGCAATCTGCACCGAGGCCGGCATGTACGCGATCCGCGACGATCGCCTGGAAGTCGCCACCGAGGACTTCGAGCAGGCCTGGCGGAAGATCCAACAGACCGACGAGGACGACGACGAGATCTCGAAGACGTTCGCCTGA
- a CDS encoding rubrerythrin-like domain-containing protein, which produces MPHGQDIEGENDPESLSEYECMQCGKLLEAKTHPGECECGGEFQNRAKSLE; this is translated from the coding sequence ATGCCCCACGGACAAGACATCGAAGGCGAGAACGATCCGGAATCGCTTTCAGAGTACGAGTGTATGCAGTGCGGCAAACTCCTCGAAGCGAAGACCCACCCCGGTGAGTGCGAGTGCGGCGGCGAGTTTCAAAACCGTGCGAAGTCACTCGAGTAG
- a CDS encoding DUF5800 family protein, whose amino-acid sequence MTVLSFDQEGVDVIYEGTEFRMEKTLIEEAAEKPYPDVTDHEVLQMIEENPSLSGEPRRITEILG is encoded by the coding sequence ATGACCGTTCTCTCGTTCGACCAGGAAGGCGTCGATGTCATCTACGAGGGCACCGAGTTTCGCATGGAGAAGACGCTCATCGAGGAGGCCGCGGAGAAGCCGTACCCCGACGTGACCGATCACGAAGTTCTCCAAATGATCGAGGAGAATCCGTCCCTTTCGGGCGAACCGCGGCGAATCACCGAAATCCTCGGCTGA